The Phyllopteryx taeniolatus isolate TA_2022b chromosome 7, UOR_Ptae_1.2, whole genome shotgun sequence genome has a segment encoding these proteins:
- the LOC133480470 gene encoding oocyte zinc finger protein XlCOF6-like codes for MCKVTMLRELVKLKLNLAVEEIFELFERTIAEYEEANERRHRLLLDAVLKPRVRLRRAGVQLVSETKEEVSAEEQEEPPVKKRNVGRRSNSSSKRKTAEANGQRGEDVHFQPDHLASISDTDDVMADTSDNDHGNDSKEPVETKKLKCSECGEMFVRKEDLERHAKTHTGEKPLNSAVVTKPFNTVKSFTCSVCMTSFPSRDCLISHIRAHTEEKPLASTSSSQQVTTQADGQRGEDVQSRADRLAPITDMDDMTGNSSDSDHNDGAKEPLETNKKFKCSECGEMFVHKADLDRHAKTHTGENPLNSTVVIKPSFTFKYFSCSVCRKSFTSRESLTTHVSVHANEKLLASTSSSQQVTTGADGQRGGALRSHPDNSAPKSDMDNKTANSSDSAQKQPLEMNEKFKCSECGEMFVRKDDLERHAKTHTGEKPLNSAVVTKPRNTFKYFTCSVCKKSFTSSDCLRSHMSVHSDIVSVQASSSSGHHMAKDLHTLKIVRAQCDEDLNSKTDNLAPVPEKDDATSDSSDSDPGDDTKEALETNTKFKCSECGETFVHKGDWDGHMRTHTGGKPSNCTGVTQLFYTLKSFTCSVCLKSFPSNDSLISHTRVHIDENASPSTSSSQHVTTEANGEHCEDLESEPESLFAPISDSDMTSNSSEGDDTNASWETNKNSGNKQLNCSQCRKTFPTETDLKNHMVTHTVKPFACSLCDKRYFRQSHMRRHMRGVHPQEKSGRSEASEGSQADNNATEPLKSKAAKTRSKDKKPFKCSHCGKRFALSGFLTRHLVIHNLEKPFACQFCDQKFSFQEALTKHVQHLH; via the exons ATGTGTAAAGTCACAATGTTGAGGGAGTTGGTGAAGCTCAAGCTAAACTTGGCCGTCGAGGAGATATTCGAGCTGTTCGAGAGAACCATAGCCGAATACGAAGAGGCGAACGAGCGGCGGCATCGTCTGCTCCTCGACGCCGTTCTCAAACCTCGTGTTCGACTGCGAAGAGCAG GTGTGCAGCTTGTGTCGGAGACAAAAGAAGAGGTTTCCgctgaggagcaggaggagccGCCGGTGAAAAAAAGGAATGTGGGGAGGAGAAGCAATAGCTCAAGCAAACGAAAGACAGCAGAAGCTAATGGGCAACGGGGTGAAGATGTACACTTCCAACCAGACCACTTGGCTTCAATATCCGATACGGATGACGTGATGGCAGACACTTCTGACAATGATCACGGCAACGACTCCAAAGAACCTGTGGAGACTAAGAAGTTGAAGTGCTCTGAATGTGGTGAAATGTTTGTCCGCAAAGAAGATTTGGAGAGACACGccaaaacacacactggagagaaacctttgaATAGCGCAGTTGTAACCAAACCATTCAACACTGTTAAGTcttttacctgctcagtttgtatgACAAGCTTCCCGAGTAGAGACTGTCTCATATCGCACATAAGAGCACACACCGAAGAGAAGCCGTTGGCCTCCACTAGCTCTAGTCAACAAGTGACGACACAAGCTGATGGGCAACGTGGTGAGGACGTACAATCCCGAGCAGACCGCTTGGCTCCAATAACAGATATGGATGACATGACGGGAAACTCTTCTGACTCTGATCACAATGACGGCGCCAAAGAACCTTTGGAGACTAATAAGAAGTTTAAGTGCTCTGAATGTGGTGAAATGTTTGTCCACAAGGCAGATTTGGATCGACACGccaaaacacacactggagagaaccCTTTGAATAGCACAGTTGTCATCAAACCATCCTTCACGTTTAAATATTTCAGCTGCTCAGTTTGTAGGAAAAGCTTCACTAGTCGAGAGTCTCTCACAACACACGTGAGTGTACACGCCAACGAGAAACTGTTGGCCTCCACTAGCTCTAGTCAACAAGTGACGACAGGAGCTGATGGACAACGCGGTGGAGCTCTACGCTCCCACCCAGACAACTCTGCTCCAAAATCAGATATGGATAACAAGACGGCAAACTCTTCTGACTCTGCTCAGAAACAACCTTTGGAGATGAATGAGAAGTTTAAGTGCTCTGAATGTGGTGAAATGTTTGTCCGCAAAGACGATTTGGAGAGACACGccaaaacacacactggagagaaacctttgaATAGCGCAGTTGTAACTAAACCACGgaacacttttaaatatttcacctgctcagtttgtaaGAAAAGCTTCACTAGTAGCGATTGTCTCAGATCACACATGAGCGTACACAGCGACATAGTTTCAGTACAGGCCTCCAGTAGCTCTGGTCACCACATGGCGAAAGATCTTCACACACTGAAAATCGTACGTGCACAATGCGATGAAGATCTAAACTCCAAAACAGACAACTTGGCTCCAGTACCAGAAAAGGACGACGCAACGTCAGACTCTTCTGACTCTGATCCCGGTGACGATACCAAAGAAGCTTTGGAAACAAATACGAAGTTCAAGTGCTCGGAATGTGGTGAAACGTTCGTCCACAAAGGAGATTGGGATggacacatgagaacacacactggagggaAACCGTCCAATTGCACAGGTGTCACTCAACTATTCTACACGCTTAAATCTTTCACCTGCTCAGTTTGCTTGAAAAGCTTCCCGAGTAACGACAGTCTCATATCACACACGAGAGTACACATCGACGAGAACGCGTCGCCCTCCACCAGCTCAAGTCAGCACGTGACGACAGAAGCTAATGGAGAACACTGTGAAGATCTAGAATCTGAACCAGAGAGCCTCTTTGCTCCAATATCAGATTCGGACATGACGTCTAACTCTTCTGAGGGTGATGACACCAATGCATCTTGGGAAACTAATAAGAATTCTGGCAACAAACAATTGAATTGTTCCCAATGTAGGAAAACATTTCCCACtgaaactgatttaaaaaatcacATGGTAACGCACACCGTGAAACCTTTCGCTTGCTCGCTTTGTGATAAAAGATACTTCAGGCAGAGTCACATGAGGAGACACATGAGGGGAGTACATCCACAGGAGAAATCTGGGAGATCGGAAGCTAGTGAAGGATCGCAAGCAGACAACAATGCCACGGAACCTTTGAAGTCGAAAGCTGCTAAGACACGGAGCAAAGACAAAAAACCCTTCAAGTGCTCTCATTGCGGGAAAAGGTTTGCCCTTAGTGGTTTTTTGACCAGACACTTGGTAATACACAATCTGGAGAAACCTTTCGCTTGCCAATTTTGTGATCAAAAGTTCAGTTTTCAGGAGGCTTTGACGAAACATGTTCAGCACCTCCACTGA